A single region of the Onychomys torridus chromosome 11, mOncTor1.1, whole genome shotgun sequence genome encodes:
- the LOC118593490 gene encoding intelectin-1a-like, with protein sequence MTQLGFLLFIILATRSCSAAKDTLGTNRWANLVSSSLFRSCKEIKQEMTGAQDGLYFLRTENGVIYQTFCDMTTAGGGWTLVASVHENNMGGKCTVGDRWSSQQGNRKDYPQGDGNWANYNTLGSAEGATSDDYKNPGYFDIQAENLGIWHVPNKSPLKNWRDNSLLRYRTFTGFLQDMGHNLFGLYQNYSVKYGGGECGTDNGPAIPAVYDFGDAQKTAAYYSPLGQSEFTAGYIQFRVFNNEGAANALCAGMKVTGCNTEFHCIGGGGYFPEGNPQQCGDFSAFDWNGYGTHSGYSSSQEITEAAVLLFYR encoded by the exons ATGACCCAACTCGGTTTCCTGCTGTTTATCATCCTGGCCACCAGAAGTTGCAGTGCAG CTAAAGACACCCTGGGAACCAACAGATGGGCCAATCTTGTGTCTTCCTCGCTGTTCAGAAGCTGCAAGGAAATCAAGCAGGAGATGACTGGGGCACAAG ATGGCCTCTATTTCCTCCGCACGGAGAATGGTGTCATCTACCAGACCTTCTGTGACATGACCACTGCAGGTGGTGGCTGGACCCTGGTGGCCAGTGTGCATGAGAACAACATGGGTGGGAAGTGCACAGTGGGTGATCGCTGGTCCAGTCAACAAGGCAACAGAAAAGACTACCCTCAGGGAGATGGCAACTGGGCCAACTACAACACTTTGGGGTCTGCAGAGGGGGCCACAAGTGATGACTACAAG AACCCTGGCTACTTCGACATCCAGGCTGAAAACCTTGGTATCTGGCATGTGCCCAACAAGAGCCCCCTGAAAAATTGGAGGGACAATTCCCTGCTGAGGTACCGCACCTTCACTGGCTTCCTGCAGGACATGGGTCACAATCTGTTCGGCCTGTACCAG AATTACTCGGTGAAATATGGAGGAGGAGAGTGTGGGACTGACAATGGCCCAGCAATCCCTGCGGTCTATGACTTTGGTGATGCTCAGAAGACAGCCGCTTATTACTCACCCCTTGGCCAGA gtGAATTCACTGCAGGATACATCCAGTTCAGAGTGTTTAACAATGAGGGAGCAGCCAACGCCTTGTGTGCTGGGATGAAGGTCACTGGATGTAACACTGAGTTT CACTGCATCGGTGGAGGAGGATACTTCCCAGAAGGTAACCCTCAGCAGTGTGGAGACTTCTCTGCATTTGATTGGAATGGATATGGAACTCACAGTGGGTACAGCAGTAGCCAGGAGATAACTGAAGCAGCCGTCCTTCTGTTCTATCGTTGA